From Leptotrichia wadei, one genomic window encodes:
- a CDS encoding M15 family metallopeptidase, whose protein sequence is MKAAIENSPYDFRITSGARTTEEQKALFALGRTKPGKIVTYANGVTSKSNHQIKSDGFGHAVDIFLTGVYENGSYRKFSEQEGYDVKRLKDVADHILAVAKSKNINIGWGGNWKKKDTPHFELK, encoded by the coding sequence ATGAAAGCTGCAATTGAAAACAGTCCGTATGATTTTAGAATTACGAGTGGAGCAAGAACAACAGAAGAACAAAAAGCATTATTTGCGTTAGGAAGAACTAAACCAGGGAAAATTGTAACATATGCCAATGGTGTTACTTCAAAATCTAATCATCAAATTAAAAGTGATGGATTTGGACATGCAGTTGATATATTTTTAACAGGAGTTTATGAAAACGGAAGTTATCGAAAATTTTCAGAACAGGAAGGTTACGATGTTAAAAGATTGAAAGATGTTGCAGATCATATCTTGGCAGTTGCAAAATCCAAAAACATTAACATCGGATGGGGTGGAAACTGGAAAAAGAAAGATACGCCACATTTTGAACTAAAATAA
- a CDS encoding P-loop ATPase, Sll1717 family yields the protein MLLSLLEETKRLNYEYENLDIFVCLRTEIFELLNSPDLNKIKEDKSITFKWDRRTLLKVIKKRLGEDNESDSEFIKKYFESNKKRINLKNNKKKIEIFKYILNKTRYRPRDVVAFFKYVFENNPEIPIINETLDKEYGYSNYLYQEIKNELSGFYDNRKIEDIFNKIKKFNKSAFIIKDFLKENRIDKKQKEFYLNFFKKLYDLGIINIVQIQNGHKENILNYNIDGSYLLDEKCFVAINYGLRNHLKLYNPDSNN from the coding sequence ATATTACTTTCGTTATTAGAAGAAACCAAAAGATTAAATTATGAATATGAAAATCTCGATATTTTTGTATGTTTGAGAACAGAAATATTTGAATTGTTAAATTCTCCTGATTTAAACAAAATAAAAGAAGATAAATCAATTACCTTTAAATGGGATAGACGGACCTTATTAAAAGTAATAAAAAAGAGACTTGGAGAAGACAATGAATCTGACTCTGAGTTTATAAAAAAATATTTTGAAAGTAACAAAAAAAGAATAAATTTAAAAAACAATAAAAAGAAAATAGAAATTTTTAAATATATATTAAACAAAACGAGATACAGACCAAGAGATGTAGTTGCATTCTTTAAATATGTTTTTGAAAATAATCCAGAAATCCCTATAATTAATGAAACGTTGGATAAAGAATATGGTTATTCCAATTATTTGTATCAAGAAATCAAAAATGAATTATCCGGATTTTATGATAATAGAAAAATAGAGGATATATTCAATAAAATAAAAAAATTCAATAAGAGTGCTTTTATCATTAAAGATTTTTTAAAAGAAAATAGAATAGATAAGAAGCAAAAAGAGTTTTATTTGAATTTTTTTAAGAAATTATACGATTTAGGTATTATAAATATTGTGCAAATACAAAATGGACATAAGGAAAATATTTTAAATTATAATATTGATGGTTCATATTTATTAGATGAAAAATGTTTTGTAGCAATAAACTACGGATTAAGAAATCATCTAAAATTATATAATCCAGATAGCAATAATTAA